A single window of Achromobacter xylosoxidans DNA harbors:
- a CDS encoding YbaK/prolyl-tRNA synthetase associated domain-containing protein — protein sequence MEVYERLQALLTEHQARYRLISHPAAGRSVEVAAVRGTTVSQGAKALVCRVKISSNQRRNVLAVFPADRQADLEAIARAAGGKKASLASQDLARELTGCEIGAIPPFSFNPDLHLLVDPTLRQRHDEIVFNAGRLDASILMATADYFRLAAPQEAPLIKG from the coding sequence ATGGAAGTCTACGAACGCCTGCAGGCCCTGCTGACCGAGCATCAGGCCCGCTACCGCCTCATTTCCCATCCCGCCGCCGGCCGCTCGGTGGAAGTCGCCGCCGTGCGCGGCACCACCGTCAGCCAGGGCGCCAAGGCGCTGGTCTGCCGCGTCAAGATTTCGTCCAACCAGCGTCGCAACGTGCTGGCGGTGTTCCCCGCCGACCGGCAGGCCGACCTGGAAGCCATCGCCCGCGCCGCCGGCGGCAAGAAGGCCTCGCTGGCCTCGCAGGACCTGGCGCGCGAACTCACCGGCTGCGAGATCGGCGCGATCCCGCCCTTCAGCTTCAATCCCGACCTGCACCTGCTGGTGGACCCCACCCTGCGCCAGCGGCACGATGAAATCGTGTTCAACGCCGGGCGGCTGGACGCTTCCATCCTGATGGCGACCGCCGATTATTTCCGCCTGGCCGCGCCACAAGAAGCGCCGCTGATCAAAGGCTAG